The following nucleotide sequence is from Vibrio sp. VB16.
GTTTTGCTTTTTCACTCAAAACTAAGAGAATCTTCAGCAAAATCGCGCCCCCAATGATAATTGCCGTCCCGACGAAACCAAGGAAATACCAACCAGCATCGCCTTCATTCTCACCAAGCAGCGTAAAGGCACCTGCGATGGTAAGGATAAGAGAAAACCACCAACCCATGACTAGTGTCCATTTCCAGCCATTCATACTAAGGCCGTAATCTTGCGCCCATAGCTTAGCTGACTGATAGATAAACACCTGCACGGCGCCAAGTACCATCCAAAAAATTGGATCTAAAATCGTTGATTGTGGAAACATTAGAATCCCTCCCAGTTACCGTCATAATCCCAGTCTTTATCAATGCCTTTGAAGAACTCTTCCGAACGCAACCATTCTGGAGGTTGGTGGTAGTTTGCTAATCGACCTCCATTATGTGGTGCGGCATAAGACTCTGCATCGGGATAATAAAAAAAGTTGTGCTGCATCGCTAATAATGCTTTTCGTGTTAATCCTGTCGGGTCTCGGGGATCCGCTTCTTTAACCAAAGTGTGGATCCAGTTATTACGCCGCGTATACGGACAGACGGCAATACAGACCCGACACCCTTGTTGACCATTAGAAGGCAATGACGACCACATGCGATAACAGCTATCTTGGTTGAACTCGAAGATCTTGTAGCCCCGTTGTATTGTATCGGGTTCGTCCGCTAAACTAATGGACCCACTTGGACAAGATGTCGCACAGATTTTACATTCATTACAGAAGTCTCGAACACCGATATCAATAGGCTTATCATGCTCAAATTCTAGGTCCGTGACCACACATGCTAGACGAATATTGGGCCCCACTTCTGGCGTTATCAAGCAACCGTTTCGAGCCGACTCTCCAAGCCCGGCTTTTATGGCTAGCGGCGGCAACGTCATTTCATAGTCCCCACCCGGAACCATGGCTCGCCCTGCCCAACCTAGACGATTTAAGAATACCTCTAATTTACCGGCGGCAAAACGCACTTCACTATAGGCTTCATAAGACGTACCGTAACCCGGTGCCGCGTACATGCCATCCCAACTCATTGGGACGCCAAGAATGATGACCGACTTCCAATGATCCGGGATTTTGTCGCCCCAGTTTTCGCCATCATTTTCAACACCACGCATGATATTTTTAAAGATGAAATCCGGATCAATGGCGGTGATACCAACGAAGCTACATCCCATTTGATGAGCCACCTTTTTAATCAATTTACTCGCATGAGCAGGTGTCTTAAATTCACGTTTTTTAATTATTGGTCGGTTTTCATTGACCTTATCTTCTTCACTCGTCAAACCCGAGCTTTTTAAACCAACACGACCTGCGGATGGGTCACCATATTGGTCATCATAGATGCTCTTAAAGTCAGCAACCGAAGGGTCACCATGAGGAGGAAGAGGCCAGTTGATCTCCACCCCATTTTGGCCATACATAGAGGCATTGTTAGCATGATCATAAGCATGGGCAATGACGAAGCGATCCATGTATTTATGTTGCATCTTTGCCGAGATAGCGCCCTGTTTAAATGCTTCGACGATCTCTGGCCAGCGTGCAGGAAATTTACGGTAGTAATTGACAACACGCTCATCTGGGCAGCTTTGCCACCCACCAGCAGGATCCCAACCACCTTGTATCGCACCACCGATCATGCCGAGGCGTTTGAACAAAAAGTCTTCCCTTTCTGGGCGTTGTTGTGTACCCACTTTAATCAATGTGGGCGCGATGTCGACCCGAAACGGTTCCCGGTCAAAGAACATGTCTTTTCCTGCTGCCGTTCTTCCCCAGCCTGTATCTTGATCTGGCTCTCGTCCTAACACAAAACCTGTCGCTGCTCCTACGCCGACGGTCGCCACCGCCGCGGTTGCGCCCCCCATCTTGAGGAAATCACGACGGCTTGGGTTCTCCGCTTTATCGTCTTTTTTCATTTAACTGCTTCCTTAAAGTAAGGGTAAACCGATGGATTACCCAATCACAATGGCCAAGTTCGTTCTGATTTCTGTATATTCGTTTGTGTATTGAACCCTCAGGTGGGGTGCGTTTGCTAATAGCTTGATATACGCGATCTCAGCTTCCTGCCAACGCTTAGCCTGATACAAAACAATAAATTTCGATTCGAGGGTTTGTGTATCAAATGGTTCAAGAGACAGCAGCTCATCCATATCGACCAGAGCGTCATTCCAGTTTTCTAGCTGTATATTTGAATTTCCACGGATATAGCGTAGGTCAATGGCTTTCGGGTAAGCCATCAGATAACGAGTAACCAGATCAACCGCTCTCTGATATTGTTTACGCTCATAACAAATCACGCACTCAAGTTCGTCCAACTCAAGAATGTTGTCACCGCATAACATGCGCGCTTTTTCAATATAGCTAGCGCTATCAACAAACCGTTTGGTTGCATTTAGACAGGCACACATCGTGAGATAACCGCCTGGGTTGTTTTTATCTATTGTGATAACTTGTCTAGCGTATTCAATGGCAGGTTCAAACTGTTCAAGTTGGTAGTAGAGGTAGGCAAGGTTCAATAAACTGCCTATATGTTTCGGGTCTTTTTCTAAGCTTTCCTTGTAAAAACCAGCTGCGCTTTTTGTATCCCCGCTGACACTGGAGCAGAACGCCAGATGAAAAAATGGTTCCGGTGATTCCGGGTTCTTTTCGCAGGCATTCATAAAGCATTGCTTAGCTTGATCAAGAATGCCGATCTGCATCAGAGCCCGGCCAAAGTTGATAAGATATTCGCTGCTTCCATCCATTTCTATCGGTTGCAATACCGTGAGCGCGAGTTCTGGTTGTTGATTACGCAGCAGAATTTCACTGGCGATCACTCTTATACCCATCGTCAGATTGGTTCTTGATCCATTGATATAAAAGCCTGTTACGCGTTTCTGAGCCTCTTGAATAAGCTGATTTTCATTATTATTTAATGTAGACACCATAAACTGCACTTCATTTTTCAATGAGTGTAGAGTCTCTTCAACCTTACGCTGCCACTCTTGTTTAGTGGCATCGATATCTAGAATGAGAAACAGTTCTTCTACCCAACTCGCCTTATTGTGGTCCATTCATTTTCTATCCCATATAACCTTATTATGAGTAGGGTATAGAATTAGGCTAAGGGCTAAAGGTAGAAATAGTAAGGTGGGGGATACAAATCAGCCGTTAGGGTTAACATTGATAAATATCAATTTATCTCGACGAGCGCATCTATAATAACAGGCAACCCATTGGCCTCAATACCGCGACCGCTATGCCATGAGGGGCTCCCTTCTACAACATTAATAAAGGCTCGTATCCATTCGCCATGAGAAACAATGACAATATCTGATTGAGAGGGATGCTTATCTAACTCTGACAGAAAGGAGCAAATACGCTGTTCAAAATCGGCTTCAGGTTCGAAACCGAACTCATTGCCTATTTTTTCTATATAGCGTTGGTGATAGGCCTGCCACTGTTTGCGTAGTTGATGATCTTGGTTGACTACTTTGCCTTCAAGCACACCAAATTTACGCTCGCGCAAGCGAGAATCCTGCGTAAACTCAATACCAATAAGATTCGCTATAATACGTGCTGACTCGCAAGCCCTCCCTAAGTCACTGGTGTACATAACAGGATAACGGAGCTTAGGGAGTTCTATTTGTTTAAGCTTGCTTATTGCGTCTTTGGTAAGATCGCTATTTCGGCAGCCTTGAATTCTTCTTTCCAAATTCCATTCTGTTTGCCCATGGCGGATCAATACAAACCTCAATATTCATCTCCAAACAACTCACCTTTAAACATTTTTTCCACCAACGGAAGGTTATAAGGAAAGTACCAATGGATATAAGAAGCGATAACCTTTTTATGTCTCCAAACAGGGTCAAGTTTGCGACCACGCTGTGAAACAGGCATACATAACTGTGGTTCCTTCGATTCCGTTTTAGAATAATGGAATGTATGGCCCCGCAACATCTGCTCTTTGGCTAACTCACCTTCAACCAAACCGAGGGCAGCCAACGACGATTGCATCTGCGAATCGGCATCCAGCACACCACACATTGATGCGGATTCCCCATCAATACCCGCCAACGTCTGGTTTAGATAAAGCATGCCACCACACTCTGCCACAATCGGCTTATCCGCCTCCACGTGGGCTCTAATCTGAGATTTCAGTTCGAGGTTTGATGATAATTCGTCAAGATATAACTCGGGATAACCGCCCGGCAGATAAAGCGAATCACACACAGGAAGAGACTCGCCATTGATAGGAGAAAAGAACGTAAGCGTGGCTCCAGATTCCTTTAGCAGATCGAGGTTCGCCTGATAGAGGAAGCTGAACGCCGTATCATACGCAATAGCGATAGTCGTCCCTTCTAGGCACGGTTCGACTCGGATTGGGGCCGTAGATGTAAACTCTCCAGCCGGTGGCAGTGGTATTTTTCCAGTCTGAGCGATCAATTCTGCCGCAAGGTCTAATCGCTCATCAAGGTCTTCCAATTCCTGCGCCTGAACCAAACCCAAATGCCTTTCTGGTAATGTAAGTCCGCTATTCTTGGGCAAATAACCACAAAATTCTAACGAATCTGGCAGCGACTCTTTGAGCATTTCGGCATGACCAGCAGAGCCAACTCGATTTGCAAAAACACCGAACATCTGAATATCGTCACGAAAATGAGCTAAACCGTATGCAACGGCACCAAACGTCTGAGCCATTGCACCAGCATCAATAACCGCCATCACGGGGATACCAAGTGTCGCGGCAATATCAGCGCTAGAACATTGACCGTCAAACATCCCCATAACCCCTTCTATCAGAATTAAATCGGCATCTTTAGCGGCTTCCGTCACCATTTGTTTACAGTGATCCTCACCACACATCCAAAAATCCAACTGGTACACCGGTTGACGAGAGGCAAACGAGAGGAAGTTCGGATCAATAAAATCAGGTCCGGTTTTAAATACCCTAACCTTCTTTCCTTGGTTGGTGAAATGGCGTGCTATGGCAGCAACAACAGTGGTTTTACCGCTGCCAGAGCTCGGCGCTGCAACAACTAATGCGGGGCAACTTTCTTTAATGACATTCATGATATTTATTCCTACAAATCCAGATCCGGCCAGAGTTTTTTTAGGTCAAGATGTTGCTCAATCGCATCAGCAACACGGTTGATACCGTCTTCTCTCATCTGAGCGAAATCACACCCTTTAGCTTCTTCTAATCCGGCCCATCGAAGAATGGCACCACAGGCATCAGGTGACTCAAAGATACCGTGCAGATAACTGCCAAACACTTGGTCTTCGAATCCCATCGCACCATCTTTACCATCCTCGAGTGTTAGCGGTGCATCTTCGGTCACGCCCTTGGTCTCTCCCGCGTGGATTTCGTAGCCAAACACCTCAACGCTCTCTTGGCCCGGAAGGGTCAAACTTCCTTTGGTCTGCTTGAGTTGTTTGGTCTCTTTGAGCTCTGTTTCCAATGGCAGAAAACCTAAACCCTTGCTGTCTCCGCATTCGCCCTCAATCCCTAACGGATCCGATATTTTTTCGCCTAGCATTTGGTATCCACCACAAACACCCATCACTTTCCCACCGAAGCGGAGGTGACGTTCAATCTGTTTGTCCCAACCTTGTTCTCGAAGATAGGCTAAATCACTGCGGACACTCTTTGAGCCCGGAATAATAATCAAGTCAGCCGCAGGCAAAGGTTGATGTTTGCCAACAAAGACAAGGTCGACATTAGGATGCATTCGCAATGGATCAAAATCGGTATGGTTACTGATACGTCGTAGGACAGGCACAACCACTTTTAACTGTGGTTCATCATTATTTAACTGGCTGACATCAATCGCGTCTTCAGCCTCTAACATCAATCCATGAAGATACGGCAATACCCCAATAACCGGTTTCCCGGTCTTTTCTTCCAGCCATTCCAAACCATTCACCAGAAGCGCAATATCCCCCCTAAAACGATTGATAACAAAACCAACCACTCGGTTTTGTTCTGACTCACTTAGCAATGCCAACGTGCCATATAGGTGTGCAAATACACCACCACGGTCAATATCTGCGACAATAATAACGGGAATATCGGCCTCTTCAGCAAAACCCATATTGGCAATATCGTGGTCGCGTAGGTTGATTTCAGCAGGGCTACCTGCCCCTTCAATAACGACGGTTTGGAACACACTTTGCAACCGATCAAACGACTGCATAACATACGGCATCATCTTAGGCTTAAAGTTATGATAGCCCTTTGCATCCATATCCGTTAATACCTTGCCATGCACAATAATCTGCGCACCGGTATCGGAATTAGGCTTCAACAGTACGGGGTTCATATCGGTTGTGGGTTCTACGCGACATGCATAAGCCTGAACCGCTTGAGCACGCCCTATCTCACCGCCGTCTGCGGTAACCGCACTGTTTAATGCCATATTTTGAGGTTTAAATGGGGCTACATTGACCCCTTTTCTGGCCAACACTCGGCAAAGTCCAGCAACCAGAACGCTTTTACCCGCGTCAGAGGTGGTTCCCTGAACCATTAACGCTTTAGAGCAAGACTGCATTTTTCTATCTCCTAGGGCCATTCTTTTTCCAGTAGGCTTATCTAAACCTCAGTAAACCAATGTGCAACCGCATTATCCATACTTTCTATTATTTCAGTCTGTGAGAGGCCGTGTTGTTCTGCAAAAACCAGACACGCTCCTAGACCACAGCCTTCAACGACATACCCTCTTTCGTACATCCGAATAGCGTCAAATTTTGACTGAAGAAAATCCACCTTTGGCGTGGTTAAACTGCACTCGTCCGGTAGCGCATTAGCGGCTATTTTCGAGTCGCGTGAATCAAGCATCCAACGAGTCGTCGCAACAGAAACATTCTTTGATTTAGTCTTACCATTCATGGCAATAACAGGGGCAAAGACCATTGTGCCTCCTGCAAAGTTAAGGCCGTTCAAATCGGCATTAAGCAGAGCACAACACGCTCGCTGAGTCGGATCTGAACATTCCATATTATTGATATAGCCACTCACATCGTTGCCCATTAATGCAGATTTATTCCATAAATCATCGACAGCTTGAGATTTTTTAATTAATTTTTCTGGGTCTTTAGTACTCCCCGAAAACCAGAGCGATTCGTCGAGCAAGCGTCGCAGCCAAAGCGTCGCAAATGTCGTACCACCTATTCCAGACTCCGCTATCAGATGTTCTTCCTTCTCAAGCGCTTGGCGACGAAGTTCCGGCACAAGAACCTGTTGAATTAGGGCCGACTCATCACCTGTTTGGCATGAATGAATGACCACGTCGTCCATGTTGCAGTCACTAAAATCTGGCACATTGTCCAAACCAAGCTGATAACAATGAAGACGTATTCTGAACCCTTTCTTTTGCAAAGCACTAAAAAGTCCATGGACCAATATCGCTGGAGTAACTGAACCATTACCCAACAAAGGAGAAGGCAAGTATTCACCATTTAAAAGGGTATTGGCTTTGCCACAAGCAATGAGCTCTGTATCTCTGGTTGGATGAAGCTGCATTAATCCTTCACCCGCACCAGCATCACTGATTAGATGCAGGTTAGGAACGGGTGCAACAGAATTCAAGGTAATGTAATTCAACCAAGTCATCGTTAATTTCCTTTCAGCGTTAATGGCAGTCCGGCGGTCACAAGGGTAACTTTTGGGATCTGCGCAGCAATGGCTTGATGAAGCCAACCTGCCTCATCAACAAATCGGCGATTCATCTCACCCATCGGAATAATACCGCAGCCTACCTCGTTACTGACCAGAATGACTTGCCCAGGTAAGGTCTTTAGCGTTTGAATAAATTCGGCTTTGATCTCTGCCCACTCTTTTGGTTGCTCACCAAACAGGCAATTACTCAACCAAAGCGTCAGGCAATCAACCAGTATACAGTTGCTATCATCGCTGTACTGCATTAGCGTTTCAGACAGGTCAAACGGCTCTTCAACAACCAGCCATTCAGACGGTCTTTGAATTTTGTGCATTTCTACCCGTTTCGCCATCTCTTGATCTCTGACTTCAGATGTCGCGATATAAATGACTCTTTTTCCACAGGCTTTAGCCTTGTTTTCCGCATAACTACTTTTACCAGACCGTGCACCACCAAGTACCAGTTCAACATCGGCGGTTTCGTCAGCATCTATAGCATTTATGCCGGTTTCTAACTCACTCATAGATAGGATCCTTGTTCCGTGCAACTACTCTATTTCTTGCCAAAAGAGATAACGCTGATTCCAGTTTTTTCCACTGGGTTTCATCCGCTGGCAGACCGAAGCGAAGCGCATTTTTCTCATCACAAAGGCGTGTTAGCACGTGTTGTTGGCAAAGAAAATCATGACACGCAGTCGCCTCATCTAGGTAAACGGTGATGAAGAGATCGGTAACCGATGTTCTATCATCAAGATATTGACCCAAAAGACCATTCAATCGAATGGATGCCGACTTGATACGGCGTGCCGCTTCTTTCTGCCATTGGAGATCGGATAGTGCCTTTTTCATCACCCAGCGAGCGGGGCCTGTAACTGTCCACGGACCAAGCAATGCTTCGAGTGACCCTTTAATGTTTTCCGACGCAAAAACAAACCCTACTCTGGCCCCCGCTAGCCCAAAAAATTTACCTACCGAGCGAAGAACAATCAGGCTACTCCGTTGCTCGTTAGTACTCAGCATCGATATCTCTGGTGTGCAGTCAGCGAATGCCTCATCAACGATAAGGTAGCCTTTTTTCTCTTGCATTTTTTGGCCGATTGCAACCAACATATCCTTAGGACTAAACTTGCCCGTCGGGTTATTGGGGTTAATTATCAATACCACGTCACTTTCTGCAACCTGTTGTTCCGACGGAAAACCATCATAAAACAGTACATTCCAGCGACATGAATCCTGCTCAAACTGTGTCCATGCATGTTGGTGTTCTTTGTAACCAACCCTTGGCAGCAATATTGTACCGCAGCGACCCATTTCTTTAGTAAGAACTGCGGGTAGAGAGACAATGGCGGCCTGAGATCCCGCGACAATAACTGGGTCAGAAAATCCGCCATAATAACGCCTAGCCGTCACTTCCAAACCATCATTATTTTGAGGGAGTTGGTTCCAAACAGAGAGAGGGATGTCGCCTACTGGATAGGTAAAAGGACTCACTCCCGTTGACAGGTCAATCCAACATTCTGGATCGGTACCATATTCAGCGGCTATCTTATTCAGATTGCCACCATGTTTAATCGCCATCAACTTACTCCTACGATGACACAAATTAACCAGAGATAACCGAGAGCAAAACTCCCACGTGAGACCAATCGATTGGCCGCAGGGATTGATTGCCATTGAGCCGGCTTGCCTATGCCCATCGGTTTTTTATCGTGCAGTACGCCATGATAATAGGTTGGTCCACCAATCATAACTTGTAACGCGCCAGCGCCAGCTGTCATCACGACGCCACCATTTGGGCTGCTGCACTGTTTTGCCTGTTCGCGCCAACACTGCATCGCACTGCTGAAGTTACCTTGAAACGCGTAAATCACCGCGGTAAGGCGAGCTGGAATCCAACCGAGAAGATCATCACTTTTTGCGCTAAAAAAACCAAAATTCAAATACTGTTTATTCTTGTAGCCCCACATAGCATCCAGCGTATTAGCAAGACGAAATAACACCGCTCCCGGTGCGCCAAAGATCAAGAACCAGAACATAGGGGCAAAAACAGCATCATTTCCATTCTCTAAGACAGACTCAATCGTTGAAGAGGTGATCTCTTTTTCAACCATTTTTTCGGTATTGCGGCTCACAATCATCGACACCTGATAGCGCGCCTGATCTATATCACCCGCTTTTAGTGGTCGATAGATATTCTGCGCATGTTCGATAAGACTTGTCCCACCGATTGTCAGGTATACCACTATCGCATTCAGCCCGAACCATAATGACAAAGATATCTGCGCGACCCATGACAAAAGAATATACGTCGTGGCCACAACGGGAATAACCGCCATTGTCCACGCAAGTACACCCTGCTGTTTTTCACTAATGAACGAACACGCCCGGCACGTCTTTTCAAGGCTATTTACCATGCGCCCAAAGCCGATCAATGGGTGGAACCGTTTTGGTTCTCCAAACCATCGATCCAACCACAAAGCAACCACAAGGATAACCGCACTAACTAACATGCTCTTCCCTACGGTCAACTCGACATTAGCGAGCAGGAAATCAGGCAACATCAGCGCGTTCTCGCGAACTCAATACGTCTGACATATCAATGAATTCAGGATAGTCGCTATTATCTAAAAGATACCCGTGCTGGATTGCCCACTGGCGAACTTCTTCGTTTAATGGAACCAATTGAGCGTTCTCCAATGCAATAGAATGGTGTGAAATGATGGATTTAAGTACCGCGATATCTTCTACTAATAACCAATCGACCATTGGAATCGTATAGCTAAGTGGCTCACTATTAACTCGTCCAACAAGATAGTATCGGTTTTTTTCACCAAACGCTTTCTCTTCATTTACCGTCAATGTTAACGCATTGTCAGACACTTTTTCTGCTTGAATACCAATATTCTTCAACGCACTTCTAACAAACCGGTTGTTACTACCCAATGGCATCGCGAACTTTCTGATGTCCCAACGATGTTCTTGTATTGCATTCCACCAAAGGTTAAACGAGGGCAAGTCGCCGAAAACGAGTTCCGGCGCCGTTGCTAGATAGTCTAGGTCTTCCTGATCGATCAACGAACTGACTCTGGCATTTTCGATCGCGATAACCTCTGCGCCCTTGTCACGTAAATAGGCCGTTTCTTCATACTGACCACAAACAAGCATCCTAACGCCAGTTAATGGCAGGCTATTTCTCCAGTTGAGTTCCTCAGCTTGGGCAACAACCTCACCAACAATCACTAAAGCCGGTCCCTTAAGCGTAGAATGATCGACTTTTTCAGCGATCGTACCCAGTGTGCCCGTAATACACTGATGATCAGCACTTGTCGCCGAACATATTAACGCGATGGGGGTATGCGAACTTCTGCCATTTTCGATAAGGTTTTGGGTATGCTGTGCCAGTTTTTTGGCGCCCATATAAAGCACTAATGTACCACCCGCTTGACCAAGTCTACTCCATGACGCAAGCGTCTCCGTATTTTTATGTCCGCTGACAAAGGTGACACTAGAAGCGATACCACCGCTTGTCAAAGGAAAACCGGAGTAAGAAGCCGCACCTAATGCTGCGGTAATACCCGGTATTATTTCATATGGAATGTCGTGTTGTTTTAGATCGCGACACTCTTCTGTTGTGCGACCAAAGATACACGGGTCACCCGCTTTAAGTCGAGCGACGCGTTTACCCGCTAACGCAAATTCCGTTACATCTGGGTGCATACCGTATTCAATATGGATACCTTGATAGCCGCGATAACCGACCTGATGCAACTGAACGTGCTCTGGAATAATGGAAAGAATTGCCGCGCTCACAAGCTTGTCATAACAAACCACATCACAGGTACTCAGCAACTGTTTTGCTCGGCAGGTAAGCAGCCCCGGATCGCCCGGACCGGCACCAATCAGATAGACTTTACCTTTCGTCATGTGACTCTCCCTTTACTGAGGTCTCTACTTCTAAAGCACGACGAGAAGAAGGCTCAACCACTTTCGCTTTACGGCATGCGTGTGAAAAGGTGGGATCGTACAGCTTAGAATCAACAAAATCGTCTATGGCAAATACCTTGCTGACAATAATCATGGCCGTTGAACGGATATTCGCGTCATGCATCTTGTCGGCGATGTCCGCTAAGGTGCCGCGAATAATGCGTTCCTCTGGGTGCGAGGCTTTTTCCACCACACAAACTGGCCAGTTTTGTGGATAAACGTCACTAAGTTCACGAACAACTTTTCTTATCAAGGTTGCGCTTAAAAACAAGCATAGCGTCGCTTCATGTCGAGCTAAAGACTTAAGATTCTCTTTGTCTGGTACCGGAGTACGACCAGAAGCACGTGAAAGAATAATCGTTTGGCACTCTTCTGGAAGCGTCAACTCCTGCCCCAAAGCCGCAGCAGATGCTTGAAAAGAAGACACACCGGGAATGACTTTCCAGTCGATACCTAGCACCTTAAGTCGGCGTGTTTGCTCAGCAAGGGAAGAATATATAGATAAATCCCCCGTCTGTACCCTTGCAACATCTTGTCCTTGCTCATGGGCGTCGGTATACACTTTGGTGATTTCATCCAGATCCATACTGGCAGAGTTGTACACTTTCGCCTCTGGATGGGCGCGTTCAATAACCGCTTTAGGAACCAAGCTTCCCGCATAAAGAATAACCGGACAGGTCTCTACTAGTTTTGCACCTTTTACAGTGATCAAATCTGGGTCACCCGGTCCGGCACCAATAAAATAAACGGTCATACGACTTCCTTACTGTTTTGTAGCATGTCTTTATCAAGAGATTGTTGCGGTTCAATGGAAGATATCTCCGTTGAAGCGTATTCAAGGGAGCGCCCCGGAGTTTGACCCTCTCGTGTCTCGCCATCTTCTAAAATGTATTTGTTCTTATAACCGCGAGGAGTCACTATCCAGTCCTTGAAACGATAACTGCTTTCATTCCCCACAATAACCGCCGCGTTCATTCCAAACTCAAGATCGGTAAAACTATCCAGCGTCGAAAGCTGCACACTCTGTTCATCTCGATAGGCCGCATTGACAACGGCCACAGGCGTGGTCGCTGGTCTGTGTTTAAGAATGATTCGTTGCGCTTCTACAATATGATTTTGACGTTTTTTCGACCTCGGATTATAAAAGGTAATCGCGAAATCAGCCATTGCTGCCGCTTCTATTCGACGAATAATCACCTCCCACGGGGTCAATAGATCGGACAGCGAAATCGTGCAACTGTCATGGCCTAACGGTGCACCGACTAACGACGCACAAGCATTGGCCGCGGTAATCCCGGGAATGGTTTCCACCTCAATATGAATCTGATGCGAAGAGAGCAGTTCAAACACGAGGGGCGCCATCGCATACATGCCAGCATCACCAGAGCAAACCAAGGCCACATTGCTACCTTCTTGAACCAGTTTAATGGCCGCATCGGCACGCTGCCACTCTTTGGTCATTCCTGTTCTTACCAGTGCCTGTTTGTTGATAAGCGAGGAGATAAGTTTCACATAGAGACCGTAGCCCACTATCACGTCGGCTTGTTTAATCACTTCCTGAGCGCGGATCGACATCAAGTCTACGCTTCCTGGTCCTAACCCCACCAAAGATAATTTAGCCACAGTTTGCCTCCTCGGCAGGTGTTATATTTTTCATAATTGGTTCGTCTCGTCCGCGCCTTCTATCTGCGCGAAATATTTATTGTCTATCACTTCAGAAAGCGGCCTGTTATTTGCCAACGCGTTAAACAACGCTTTCCATTCCTGTTCGGAAAACGCTTCGATACCTCGCAGCCAAAGCGCATTATTTTCAGAGGGCTCTTGGTTTTCAAAAGAAAGAGATCTGTCACTTCGCTGGTAGACCACCATTGTCGAACGATTGCGACAAGCGCCGGCACACATGGTTCTGCTTATTTTTATTCGCTGATCTCCAGTCGACAATCCCATCGCTTTCAATATTGATCGCAAGTCGTGTGCAAGATTTTTACTTCCGGCCTTGGCGCAGCGTTTGCCTTCACAGATCAAAATATGATGTTTATAGAACAGCATTGGCCGATCCAAATCCACATGCTTTGGCTTGCATTGATAGCCTTCTACCACTTCATTACCGTAAGCATTTACTTTGATCTCAGTGGCGTTTAACTCACTATCACCATGTCGAACTTCGCTGCCATGTTTTTTTTCACCAAACCAGTTCTTACGCTTATGCCTGACCAAAGATTCGGTAAATTCGCGGCGACAACACGCTATCGTCATGTTAAAACCATCTTGCTTGAATACCCATTTGGGCAC
It contains:
- the cobM gene encoding precorrin-4 C(11)-methyltransferase, which gives rise to MTVYFIGAGPGDPDLITVKGAKLVETCPVILYAGSLVPKAVIERAHPEAKVYNSASMDLDEITKVYTDAHEQGQDVARVQTGDLSIYSSLAEQTRRLKVLGIDWKVIPGVSSFQASAAALGQELTLPEECQTIILSRASGRTPVPDKENLKSLARHEATLCLFLSATLIRKVVRELSDVYPQNWPVCVVEKASHPEERIIRGTLADIADKMHDANIRSTAMIIVSKVFAIDDFVDSKLYDPTFSHACRKAKVVEPSSRRALEVETSVKGESHDER
- the cobJ gene encoding precorrin-3B C(17)-methyltransferase; this encodes MAKLSLVGLGPGSVDLMSIRAQEVIKQADVIVGYGLYVKLISSLINKQALVRTGMTKEWQRADAAIKLVQEGSNVALVCSGDAGMYAMAPLVFELLSSHQIHIEVETIPGITAANACASLVGAPLGHDSCTISLSDLLTPWEVIIRRIEAAAMADFAITFYNPRSKKRQNHIVEAQRIILKHRPATTPVAVVNAAYRDEQSVQLSTLDSFTDLEFGMNAAVIVGNESSYRFKDWIVTPRGYKNKYILEDGETREGQTPGRSLEYASTEISSIEPQQSLDKDMLQNSKEVV